From a single Vitis vinifera cultivar Pinot Noir 40024 chromosome 18, ASM3070453v1 genomic region:
- the LOC100852988 gene encoding protein NRT1/ PTR FAMILY 5.10, with protein sequence MAISDISLDSETPFLEDAVEGVVDYRGVPAKRSRSGGWRSASFIIGVELAERIAYYGISFNLISYLTGPLGQSMAVAAQNVNTFSGAGCLLPLLGAFVADSFLGRYRTIVIASLLYILGLGLLTLSAMLPSLFPSFCQNIDNPPQFQVVLFFFSLYLVTVGQSGHKPCTQAFGADQFDGQHPEECKAKSSFFNWWYFALCSGISVAFLILSYIQENLNWVLGFGIPCIVMVAALLLFLLGTKTYRYSINTNEENPFVRIGKVFVEATRNWRTMPSLKTAEEVAGETLPHHGSHQFNCDRFLSKALLTLDCSKEDGKACSFSDVEEAKAVLKLFPIWITSLVFGILPAQLSTFFTKQGITMDRSTGLGFDIPAASLQSLNTTTIVIFIPIYDRILVPIARHLTRKPSGISMLQRIGTGMFLYIISMVIAALIEVKRLKKAEEQGLVDTPNVTIPMSVWWLVPQYVLSGVGDALTMVGFQEFFYDQAPNELRSVGIALYLSIFGLGSFLSSFLISAIDKVTGGDGHDSWFNDNLNKAHLDYFYWLLVGLGLLGLAGYVYFAKSYIYNKRGIA encoded by the exons ATGGCCATCTCGGACATCTCTTTAGACTCCGAGACACCATTCCTTGAGGACGCCGTGGAGGGTGTTGTGGACTACAGAGGTGTTCCAGCCAAGAGATCTAGATCTGGTGGTTGGAGGTCTGCCTCTTTCATCATCG GTGTGGAACTGGCGGAGAGGATTGCTTACTATGGCATATCATTCAATCTTATAAGCTATCTTACGGGGCCACTGGGGCAGTCCATGGCCGTGGCTGCCCAGAACGTTAATACATTTAGCGGGGCTGGGTGTCTACTCCCTTTGCTTGGGGCATTCGTTGCAGATTCCTTTCTGGGTCGATATCGCACTATTGTTATTGCATCTCTTCTCTACATCCTG GGACTAGGCTTGTTAACTCTGTCGGCTATGCTTCCTTCTCTGTTCCCTTCCTTCTGCCAAAACATTGACAATCCTCCCCAGTTCCAAGTagtcttattctttttttctctatatCTAGTAACAGTTGGCCAAAGTGGGCACAAGCCTTGCACCCAGGCTTTTGGAGCTGACCAATTTGATGGACAACATCCAGAGGAGTGCAAAGCTAAAAGCTCGTTCTTCAACTGGTGGTATTTTGCTCTATGCAGTGGTATTTCAGTAGCTTTCTTGATCTTGAGCTACATTCAAGAAAATCTTAACTGGGTTCTTGGATTTGGAATCCCCTGCATTGTCATGGTGGCAGCGCTGCTCCTTTTCTTGCTTGGAACTAAGACTTACCGTTATAGTATCAATACCAATGAGGAAAACCCATTTGTGAGAATTGGCAAGGTGTTTGTTGAGGCAACTAGGAATTGGAGAACCATGCCATCACTGAAAACTGCAGAGGAGGTTGCTGGAGAGACCCTGCCTCACCATGGTTCTCATCAGTTCAA TTGTGACAGGTTTCTCAGCAAGGCCTTGCTTACACTAGACTGTTCGAAGGAGGACGGAAAGGCATGTAGCTTCAGTGACGTTGAAGAAGCGAAAGCAGTTCTAAAGCTGTTTCCCATATGGATTACTAGTTTGGTGTTTGGTATCTTGCCAGCACAATTATCCACTTTCTTTACCAAGCAAGGAATTACTATGGATAGATCAACTGGCTTGGGTTTTGACATACCGGCTGCTTCACTTCAATCCTTGAATACCACCACCATTGTCATCTTTATTCCCATATATGACCGCATTTTGGTTCCTATTGCAAGACATTTAACCAGGAAACCTTCTGGCATATCAATGCTTCAGAGAATTGGAACGGGGATGTTTTTATACATCATTTCAATGGTAATTGCAGCATTAATAGAGGTGAAACGGCTCAAGAAAGCTGAAGAACAGGGCCTGGTTGATACACCAAATGTGACCATTCCAATGAGCGTGTGGTGGTTGGTTCCTCAGTATGTATTGTCTGGAGTTGGGGATGCGTTAACCATGGTAGGTTTTCAAGAATTTTTCTATGATCAGGCCCCAAATGAATTAAGGAGTGTTGGTATTGCCCTCTACCTCAGTATTTTTGGGTTAGGGAGCTTCCTGAGCAGCTTTCTCATCTCTGCCATTGATAAAGTAACTGGTGGAGATGGCCATGATAGCTGGTTCAATGATAACCTCAATAAAGCACATCTTGATTACTTTTATTGGCTTCTTGTTGGGCTCGGTCTATTAGGATTGGCTGGCTATGTGTATTTTGCAAAATCTTACATTTATAATAAGAGAGGTATTGCATGA